A region of Cheilinus undulatus linkage group 10, ASM1832078v1, whole genome shotgun sequence DNA encodes the following proteins:
- the LOC121516509 gene encoding LRRN4 C-terminal-like protein yields the protein MMSLCRILTTLLLFLIASPLPNSHFFSHAAITSPPTTRHRINYSSLDEDEEDIQIAKKTTPVQQGPLQPCKYDSCSENQEPCASLLEKYGCLCPGVSREDRPPQPPRIMALNPISTGADRGKIEVKWCAPSSVVSEYKVVIEGSEGEPEKFKDISRRGVISSVEVGTRVCVQAVNKAGSSGESEFSCMRFNHHESSDQKLFAGVIVGGVALLLILIIAAVIIWKYKMHKKAKGDSTDGLGNPSYSTQETL from the coding sequence ATGATGTCACTGTGCAGGATCCTGACTACACTTCTCCTTTTTCTGATTGCTTCTCCACTTCCCAACTCTCACTTCTTCAGTCATGCTGCCATCACTTCTCCTCCCACGACCCGCCATCGCATCAATTACAGTTCCTtagatgaagatgaagaggacATCCAAATTGCCAAGAAGACCACTCCAGTCCAACAAGGACCGCTACAGCCCTGCAAATATGACTCCTGCTCAGAAAATCAGGAGCCCTGTGCAAGCCTTTTAGAGAAATATGGGTGCCTCTGCCCTGGGGTCAGCAGGGAAGATAGACCCCCTCAGCCACCTCGCATCATGGCGCTGAATCCAATCAGCACAGGGGCGGACAGGGGGAAGATAGAGGTCAAGTGGTGTGCTCCTTCTTCTGTGGTGTCTGAGTACAAAGTGGTGATAGAAGGAAGTGAAGGGGAGCCCGAGaagtttaaagacatttcacGAAGAGGAGTGATCAGCTCAGTGGAAGTCGGGACTAGAGTGTGTGTACAGGCTGTGAACAAAGCAGGGAGTAGTGGTGAATCAGAGTTCTCCTGTATGCGCTTCAACCATCATGAATCCTCTGACCAGAAGCTGTTTGCTGGGGTAATAGTAGGAGGAGTTGCCCTACTTCTAATTCTCATCATAGCAGCTGTGATCATATGGAAGTATAAGATGCACAAAAAGGCAAAGGGAGACTCCACTGATGGTTTGGGGAACCCTTCGTACAGCACTCAGGAGACTCTGTGA